In Pedobacter africanus, a single window of DNA contains:
- a CDS encoding group III truncated hemoglobin, which translates to MKDILNKTDIQYLVETFYSKALNDTVIGPVFKQADFKLEAHIPVMVAFWETLLFDVITYSGNPMLKHLELNRRVALKGPHFERWMQIWEETVSSEFQGPLAEKAVIRASSIAQLMSYKIQQAGHSTSL; encoded by the coding sequence ATGAAAGACATACTAAACAAGACAGACATACAATACCTGGTAGAGACATTTTACAGTAAGGCATTAAACGACACGGTGATCGGACCGGTATTTAAGCAGGCAGATTTTAAGCTGGAGGCCCACATTCCTGTAATGGTCGCTTTCTGGGAAACCCTATTGTTTGATGTGATCACCTATAGCGGAAACCCAATGCTGAAGCACCTGGAACTGAACCGTAGGGTGGCTTTGAAAGGCCCGCATTTTGAGCGCTGGATGCAAATCTGGGAAGAAACGGTAAGCTCTGAATTTCAGGGACCGCTTGCCGAAAAAGCTGTGATAAGGGCCAGCTCTATCGCCCAACTGATGAGCTATAAAATTCAACAAGCTGGTCATTCGACCAGCCTGTAA
- the hemN gene encoding oxygen-independent coproporphyrinogen III oxidase: MNTKPLTSKYHVAAPRYTSYPTVPYWDEAGFDVQKWSKSVVYAFKESNAKDGLSLYIHLPFCESLCTYCGCTTRITKNHGVEKSYIDALLKEWQLYCRLFESKPLIREIHLGGGTPTFFSAGNLELLINGLLDKAIVHPEAEFSFEAHPANTTAAHLLALNKLGFRRLSLGIQDFDPEVQVIINRVQTVEQVAEISELARENGYHSINYDLIYGLPNQTFNGLANTIEEVLRLKPDRIAFYSYAHVPWVKPGQRRYTESDLPSSESKQELYELGRKRLKEGGYTEIGMDHFALASDSLYKAERDGSLHRNFMGYTHQYSKLMIGLGVSSISDSWDAFAQNVKTVENYMEMVNNGEFPVFRGHILNETDLLIRKNILNIMCRGYTSWTLEEAENNALAEGLLRMRWLAQDGLVLLSAGELRVTGFGKRFLRNICMTLDARLWEKQPEKQVFSIAD, encoded by the coding sequence ATGAACACTAAACCGCTGACCAGTAAATATCATGTTGCCGCACCGCGTTACACCAGTTATCCAACAGTTCCCTATTGGGACGAAGCCGGGTTTGATGTACAGAAATGGAGCAAATCCGTTGTCTATGCCTTTAAAGAAAGTAATGCCAAAGATGGGCTTAGCCTGTATATACACCTGCCTTTTTGTGAAAGCTTGTGTACTTACTGCGGCTGTACTACCCGCATCACCAAAAACCATGGCGTAGAAAAATCTTATATCGATGCCCTGTTAAAGGAATGGCAGCTATATTGCAGACTTTTCGAAAGTAAGCCCCTGATCAGAGAGATTCACCTCGGAGGCGGCACGCCGACTTTTTTCAGCGCCGGCAACCTGGAGCTTTTAATTAATGGTTTACTGGACAAGGCCATTGTTCATCCCGAGGCCGAATTTAGTTTCGAGGCCCATCCTGCAAATACCACTGCAGCACATTTGCTGGCTTTAAACAAACTGGGTTTCAGAAGGCTGAGCCTGGGTATCCAGGATTTTGATCCGGAGGTACAAGTGATCATCAACCGGGTGCAGACCGTTGAGCAGGTGGCAGAAATTTCTGAACTGGCCAGGGAAAACGGTTATCATTCCATCAATTACGATCTCATTTACGGATTGCCGAACCAGACTTTTAATGGCCTGGCCAATACCATCGAAGAAGTGTTGAGGCTAAAGCCCGATCGTATCGCCTTTTACAGCTATGCACATGTACCATGGGTTAAACCTGGACAGCGCCGGTATACCGAAAGCGATCTGCCTTCATCCGAATCTAAACAGGAACTATATGAACTGGGCAGGAAACGCTTAAAGGAAGGTGGGTATACAGAGATCGGTATGGATCATTTTGCGTTGGCTAGCGACAGTCTGTACAAAGCTGAACGGGACGGTAGCCTGCACCGCAATTTTATGGGCTACACACACCAGTACAGTAAACTGATGATCGGTTTAGGCGTATCATCGATCAGCGACAGCTGGGATGCTTTTGCTCAGAATGTAAAAACCGTGGAAAACTATATGGAAATGGTTAACAATGGAGAATTTCCGGTTTTCAGAGGACATATTTTAAATGAAACGGATCTGCTGATCCGCAAAAATATTCTGAACATCATGTGCCGGGGTTATACTTCATGGACGCTTGAAGAAGCGGAAAACAACGCCCTGGCAGAAGGATTGCTCAGAATGCGCTGGCTCGCTCAGGACGGGTTAGTGCTTTTATCGGCCGGTGAATTGCGTGTCACCGGGTTTGGTAAACGTTTCCTGAGGAATATTTGTATGACGTTGGACGCACGCTTATGGGAAAAACAACCTGAAAAGCAGGTGTTCAGTATCGCAGATTAA